A stretch of the Paenibacillus dendritiformis genome encodes the following:
- a CDS encoding dipeptidase has product MNARIIDFHCDVLYKMLYRGTGCFEREADFDVTLPRLKQGGVGMQVFAVFLEDSALAGPPKFAQVLRSIDLLRERINTLPGMRLIRWRDDLEQWQRQPEQIGTLLSLEGVDALEGDLIYLRTAYELGVRFIGLTWNHANWAVDGTLEDRQAGFTALGRSLVRECDRLGLVIDVSHLNRTAFWELLELTERPIFASHSNAAAVLEHPRNLTDQQIRAIIARDGRIGVTFVPHFIHEGDKASIDHLLRHIEHIAALGGERHLMFGSDFDGIDKKVERLEHAGQYTNLLNELHKRYSPDFVERISSANALSFLAAHLPEREH; this is encoded by the coding sequence CCGCGGTACAGGCTGCTTCGAACGGGAAGCGGATTTTGACGTCACATTGCCGCGCCTGAAGCAAGGGGGTGTCGGCATGCAGGTGTTCGCGGTTTTCCTGGAAGATTCCGCGCTGGCCGGGCCGCCGAAGTTTGCCCAGGTATTGCGGAGCATCGATCTGCTGCGCGAGCGCATCAACACCCTTCCCGGTATGCGTCTCATCCGTTGGCGGGACGATCTCGAGCAGTGGCAGCGGCAGCCGGAGCAGATCGGTACGCTGCTGTCGCTGGAAGGCGTGGACGCGCTGGAAGGGGACTTGATATATCTCCGCACCGCTTACGAGCTGGGGGTCCGCTTCATCGGACTGACCTGGAATCATGCGAACTGGGCGGTGGACGGGACGTTGGAGGATCGGCAAGCCGGCTTTACTGCGCTGGGCCGAAGCCTCGTGCGGGAATGCGATCGCTTGGGACTTGTCATTGACGTATCGCATTTGAACCGGACGGCATTTTGGGAGCTGCTTGAGCTGACAGAGCGGCCGATCTTCGCCTCTCATTCCAATGCGGCGGCTGTGCTCGAACATCCGCGCAATCTGACGGACCAGCAGATCCGGGCCATAATCGCTCGGGACGGAAGAATCGGCGTTACATTCGTGCCGCATTTCATCCATGAAGGGGACAAGGCTTCCATTGATCATTTGCTCCGCCATATCGAGCATATCGCCGCATTGGGCGGCGAGCGGCATCTGATGTTCGGATCAGACTTCGACGGGATCGACAAAAAGGTCGAGCGTTTGGAGCATGCGGGGCAATATACGAACTTATTAAATGAACTGCATAAAAGATACAGTCCGGATTTTGTAGAGCGGATTTCTTCTGCCAATGCATTATCGTTTCTCGCAGCCCATCTTCCCGAGCGCGAGCACTAA
- a CDS encoding cysteine hydrolase family protein, producing MKALVVIDYTHDFVIGRLPCGQPAIDIERRIAELTQQFAAQGEFVVMAVDVHDEQDPYHPETALFPPHNIRGTEGRELYGALREVHERHASAIYWMDKTRYSSFCGTDLDMRLRARGVKEVHLVGVCTDICVLHTAIEAYNLGYRIVVHEDAVASFNADAHRWALEHVRNTLGAQVVSGY from the coding sequence ATGAAAGCGTTAGTCGTCATTGATTACACGCATGACTTTGTCATCGGCCGGCTTCCGTGCGGACAGCCGGCTATTGACATTGAACGCCGGATTGCGGAACTGACCCAGCAATTCGCCGCCCAAGGCGAATTCGTGGTCATGGCCGTGGACGTTCACGACGAGCAGGACCCGTATCATCCGGAGACCGCGCTATTCCCGCCGCACAACATTCGCGGGACGGAAGGCCGCGAGCTGTACGGCGCGCTGCGGGAGGTGCATGAACGCCATGCCTCGGCGATATACTGGATGGACAAAACCCGGTACAGCTCCTTTTGCGGCACCGATCTCGACATGCGGCTGCGGGCGCGCGGGGTGAAGGAAGTCCACCTGGTTGGGGTGTGCACGGATATTTGCGTGCTGCATACGGCGATTGAAGCGTATAATCTCGGTTATCGGATCGTCGTGCATGAGGATGCGGTCGCTTCATTCAATGCCGACGCGCATCGCTGGGCGCTGGAGCATGTCCGCAATACGCTGGGCGCTCAAGTCGTCAGCGGATACTGA
- a CDS encoding long-chain-fatty-acid--CoA ligase, which translates to MHVIENGERPWIRHYPEEVAPTADYPKHNVAQLLIQAAVQYPSRTAVHFMGGNLSYQQLLDAAYRFANGLHALGIKSGDRVALMLPNCPQMVIAYYGSLLAGAVVVMTNPLYMEGELINQLNDAGAKVIVTLDMLLPRVRQVKRHTPLTYIICGSLREYLPFPLRFLYPLKAKKEGHSLHIPHEPGLFRFKSWLKSHTPQPVLCPVDAENDIAMLQYTGGTTGTAKGVMLTHYNLVANTVQTANWCYKANRGGERFLAALPCFHVFGLTVLLNQAMHLAGELVLLPRFDTLQVLDAIEKKKITVFPGAPTMYIAINHHKEVQRFDLSSVKVCVSGSAALPLEVQERFEALTGGRLIEGYGLTEASPVTHANPIWGLRKTGTIGIPFPDTDAKVVHPETFEPLPPGEIGELAVKGPQVMKGYWNRPEDTAAVLKDGWLLTGDMAKMDEDGYFMIVDRKKDMINASGFKVYPRDVEEVLFEHPAVREAVVIGVPDPYRGETVKAFVVRAEAAGTTAEELEAWCRERLAAYKVPRLYEFREELPKTMVGKVLRRRLAEDERQRQAGGGPAEPPESGKQE; encoded by the coding sequence ATGCATGTCATAGAGAACGGCGAACGCCCCTGGATTCGCCATTACCCTGAAGAAGTGGCACCGACTGCCGATTATCCGAAGCACAATGTGGCGCAACTGCTGATTCAAGCGGCCGTTCAGTATCCGAGCCGGACTGCCGTCCATTTTATGGGGGGGAACCTGTCTTATCAGCAACTGCTGGATGCGGCCTACCGCTTCGCGAACGGCCTGCACGCGCTCGGCATCAAATCCGGGGATCGGGTGGCGCTGATGCTGCCGAATTGCCCGCAAATGGTTATCGCCTATTACGGGTCCCTGCTGGCCGGGGCCGTGGTCGTCATGACCAATCCGCTCTATATGGAGGGAGAGTTAATCAACCAGCTCAATGATGCCGGGGCGAAGGTGATCGTTACCCTCGATATGCTGCTGCCGCGTGTCAGGCAGGTCAAACGCCACACGCCGCTGACGTACATCATTTGCGGCTCGCTGCGCGAATATTTGCCGTTCCCGCTGCGGTTCTTGTATCCGCTGAAGGCCAAGAAGGAAGGACATTCGCTGCACATCCCGCATGAGCCGGGCCTGTTCCGCTTCAAATCATGGTTGAAAAGCCATACGCCCCAGCCCGTGCTCTGTCCGGTCGACGCGGAAAATGACATCGCGATGCTGCAATATACGGGCGGCACGACAGGCACGGCCAAAGGCGTGATGCTGACGCATTACAATCTCGTCGCGAACACGGTTCAGACCGCGAATTGGTGCTACAAGGCGAACCGGGGAGGGGAGAGGTTCCTGGCGGCGCTGCCCTGTTTTCATGTGTTCGGGTTGACGGTGCTGCTCAATCAGGCAATGCATCTGGCAGGGGAGCTCGTCCTGCTGCCCCGGTTCGATACGCTGCAGGTGTTGGACGCGATTGAGAAGAAGAAGATTACGGTTTTCCCCGGGGCGCCCACGATGTATATTGCCATCAACCACCATAAGGAAGTCCAGCGCTTCGACCTGTCCTCCGTCAAAGTGTGCGTAAGCGGATCGGCGGCTCTGCCGCTGGAGGTGCAGGAGCGCTTCGAGGCGCTGACCGGCGGCCGGCTGATCGAAGGGTATGGGCTGACGGAGGCTTCGCCAGTCACGCATGCGAACCCGATCTGGGGTCTGCGCAAGACCGGGACGATCGGAATCCCGTTCCCGGACACGGATGCGAAGGTGGTCCACCCCGAGACGTTCGAGCCGCTTCCGCCCGGCGAGATTGGAGAGCTGGCGGTGAAGGGGCCGCAGGTGATGAAGGGCTATTGGAACCGGCCGGAGGATACGGCAGCCGTGCTGAAGGATGGCTGGCTCCTGACCGGGGACATGGCGAAGATGGATGAAGACGGTTATTTCATGATCGTCGATCGGAAAAAAGACATGATTAATGCCAGCGGCTTCAAAGTATATCCGCGCGACGTCGAGGAGGTTCTGTTCGAGCACCCCGCCGTGAGGGAGGCCGTGGTCATCGGGGTGCCCGATCCGTACCGCGGGGAGACGGTGAAGGCGTTCGTCGTCCGGGCCGAAGCGGCCGGGACGACGGCGGAGGAACTGGAAGCGTGGTGCCGGGAGCGGCTTGCCGCCTACAAAGTTCCGCGGCTGTACGAGTTCCGCGAGGAGCTGCCGAAGACGATGGTCGGCAAAGTGCTGCGCCGCCGGCTGGCGGAAGACGAGAGGCAGCGGCAGGCCGGGGGCGGCCCGGCGGAGCCGCCCGAATCCGGCAAGCAAGAGTAG
- a CDS encoding 2-oxoacid:acceptor oxidoreductase subunit alpha, translated as MISQLSWKIGGQQGEGVESTDRIFSTALNRLGYYLYGYRHFSSRIKGGHTNNKIRISTEPIRAISDDLDILVAFDQETIDLNAKELRPGGVIVADAKFAPVVPEGIDARLFAVPFTAIADELGASLMKNMVASGASWALLGLPLDVFNKALEEEFGRKGPAVVEKNVEASRRGAEFILEQAGGPLTEFQLEPADGKQKLFMIGNDAIGLGAIAAGCRLMAAYPITPASEIMEYLIKRLPKFGGTVIQTEDEIAAVTLAIGANYGGVRAMTASAGPGLSLKAEAIGLAGMTETPIVIVNTQRGGPSTGLPTKQEQSDLNAMVYGTHGEIPKIVMAPSSIEECFYDTIEAFNLAEKYQCPVIVMTDLQLSLGKQSCELLDYDRIVIDRGKLTSDLPPLEQHGQFKRYEWTEDGISPRVIPGEKGGLHHVTGVEHNEVGRPSESAANRKKMMDKRLRKIKGLQITNAIHADTPHDEPDLLFVGMGSIGGTIDEARRRLEAEGIKTNHITVRQIHPFPAELFKPHADRARQVVVIENNATGQLADQIQLHVGCREKLRRVNKYDGTPFLPSELYNHSKELV; from the coding sequence TTGATTAGTCAATTATCTTGGAAAATCGGGGGTCAACAAGGAGAGGGTGTAGAAAGTACAGATCGTATTTTCTCAACGGCATTGAATCGTCTAGGCTATTATCTATACGGTTATCGTCACTTTTCTTCCCGAATCAAGGGTGGACATACGAATAACAAAATACGCATCAGCACAGAGCCAATCCGGGCGATATCGGACGACTTGGACATTCTCGTCGCTTTCGATCAAGAGACGATCGATCTGAACGCGAAGGAATTGCGGCCGGGAGGCGTTATCGTTGCCGATGCGAAGTTCGCGCCAGTCGTGCCGGAAGGAATCGATGCACGGCTATTTGCTGTTCCCTTCACCGCCATCGCGGATGAACTGGGCGCATCTTTGATGAAAAACATGGTTGCTTCCGGTGCATCCTGGGCCTTGCTCGGGTTGCCGCTGGACGTATTCAATAAGGCGCTGGAAGAAGAATTCGGGCGCAAAGGGCCGGCCGTCGTCGAGAAGAACGTGGAGGCCTCCCGCCGCGGGGCGGAATTTATCCTGGAGCAGGCCGGCGGCCCGTTGACCGAGTTCCAGCTTGAACCGGCCGACGGGAAGCAGAAGCTCTTCATGATTGGCAACGATGCGATCGGCTTGGGGGCGATTGCCGCAGGCTGCCGCTTGATGGCGGCCTATCCGATTACGCCGGCATCGGAGATTATGGAATACTTAATCAAGAGGCTGCCGAAGTTCGGCGGAACGGTCATTCAGACCGAGGACGAGATCGCTGCGGTTACGTTGGCCATCGGGGCCAACTACGGCGGCGTCCGGGCAATGACCGCATCCGCGGGACCGGGGCTGTCGCTGAAGGCGGAAGCGATCGGGCTGGCCGGGATGACCGAGACGCCGATCGTTATCGTCAATACGCAGCGCGGCGGTCCGAGCACCGGCCTCCCGACCAAGCAAGAGCAGAGCGACCTGAATGCGATGGTATACGGAACCCATGGCGAGATTCCGAAGATCGTCATGGCGCCGAGCTCCATCGAAGAGTGCTTCTACGATACGATCGAGGCATTTAACCTCGCGGAGAAATACCAATGTCCGGTTATCGTCATGACCGATCTTCAGCTCTCGCTGGGCAAACAGTCGTGCGAGCTGCTCGATTACGACCGCATCGTCATCGATCGCGGCAAGCTGACATCCGATCTGCCGCCTCTGGAGCAACACGGACAATTCAAGCGCTATGAATGGACGGAGGACGGCATTTCCCCGCGCGTTATCCCTGGGGAGAAGGGCGGTCTTCATCACGTCACCGGCGTGGAGCATAACGAGGTCGGTCGCCCGTCCGAGAGCGCGGCGAACCGGAAGAAGATGATGGATAAGCGGCTGCGGAAGATCAAGGGGTTGCAAATCACGAACGCGATTCATGCGGATACGCCGCACGATGAGCCGGATCTGCTGTTCGTCGGCATGGGTTCCATCGGCGGAACCATAGACGAGGCGCGCCGGAGACTGGAAGCGGAAGGAATCAAGACGAACCATATCACCGTTCGCCAGATCCACCCGTTCCCCGCGGAACTGTTCAAGCCGCATGCGGATCGGGCCCGTCAAGTGGTCGTCATCGAGAACAACGCCACCGGACAATTGGCGGATCAGATTCAGCTGCATGTCGGATGCAGAGAGAAGCTGCGCCGTGTCAACAAATATGACGGCACTCCGTTCCTGCCGTCCGAATTGTACAATCATAGCAAGGAGCTGGTCTAA
- a CDS encoding electron transfer flavoprotein subunit alpha/FixB family protein, which yields MGRTFAVIAEMRGNQVRQVTWEALGAVAQMAKVEDRVIVLVIGHAIGKAADALSLPGIHAIVVADSDRYQYYEAETYFAAARTFVDREKPDVVLLGHTAMGRDLAPMLASHLQSGQISDVTSIEAYEDGFAFHRPIYAGKAFETKRFTRASRCWVLTVRPNIFPPGGKAGALLPASAAVPERRYLPAPSPTLRSIVREVATKMSGSIDLTKAKIIVSGGRGVKSADGFKPLRQLALVLNGAVGASRGACDAGYCDYALQIGQTGKVVTPEVYFACGISGSIQHLAGINQSRVIVAINTDPEAPIFQVADYGIVGDLFEIVPLLTAEFRKLLS from the coding sequence ATGGGACGCACATTTGCCGTTATCGCGGAAATGCGTGGCAATCAAGTGAGGCAAGTGACATGGGAAGCGCTTGGTGCAGTCGCGCAAATGGCGAAAGTCGAGGATCGCGTCATCGTGCTGGTCATCGGGCATGCCATCGGGAAAGCCGCCGACGCGCTGTCACTTCCCGGCATCCACGCGATCGTTGTGGCAGACAGCGATCGATATCAGTATTATGAGGCAGAAACCTATTTTGCCGCCGCACGCACCTTCGTCGATCGGGAGAAGCCCGATGTCGTCCTGCTTGGGCATACGGCGATGGGCCGGGATCTGGCCCCAATGCTGGCCTCCCATTTGCAGTCCGGTCAAATCTCCGACGTTACTTCTATCGAAGCATATGAGGACGGCTTCGCCTTCCATCGACCGATTTATGCCGGCAAGGCGTTCGAGACGAAGCGGTTCACCCGAGCATCGCGGTGCTGGGTTCTCACCGTCCGGCCCAACATCTTCCCGCCTGGCGGGAAGGCGGGAGCGCTGCTTCCGGCGTCCGCGGCCGTGCCGGAACGCCGCTACCTTCCCGCTCCTTCGCCTACGCTGCGCTCAATCGTGCGAGAGGTCGCCACGAAAATGAGCGGCTCCATTGATCTGACGAAGGCGAAAATCATTGTGTCTGGCGGGCGCGGCGTCAAGAGCGCGGACGGGTTCAAGCCGCTTCGGCAGCTCGCTCTCGTCCTGAACGGAGCGGTCGGCGCCAGCCGCGGCGCCTGTGACGCCGGCTATTGCGATTATGCGCTGCAGATCGGACAGACCGGCAAGGTGGTGACGCCGGAGGTCTACTTTGCCTGCGGCATCAGCGGGTCGATTCAGCATTTGGCCGGCATCAATCAATCGCGCGTCATCGTCGCGATTAACACCGATCCGGAAGCTCCGATTTTTCAAGTGGCGGATTACGGAATCGTCGGCGATCTGTTCGAGATCGTCCCGCTCCTTACCGCCGAATTTCGCAAGCTGCTCTCCTAA
- a CDS encoding RicAFT regulatory complex protein RicA family protein — MPSYNTRDLLVRDDIMAKAKQLAEMICTTDEVIHYQKAEKLVQKHERVQELISAMKKKQKEIVAFESFQNQEMVNKIEKEIDELQQELDNIPLVVEFQQSQTDVNYLLQLVMSVIRDTVADKIEVEAASPEDPETCSD; from the coding sequence ATGCCTTCCTATAATACGCGTGATCTGCTGGTCCGCGACGATATTATGGCGAAGGCGAAGCAGCTTGCCGAGATGATTTGCACGACGGATGAGGTTATCCATTACCAAAAAGCGGAGAAGCTCGTTCAGAAGCATGAGCGGGTGCAGGAGCTTATCTCGGCCATGAAGAAGAAGCAGAAGGAAATTGTCGCCTTCGAGTCATTTCAGAATCAGGAAATGGTGAACAAAATCGAGAAGGAAATCGATGAGCTGCAGCAGGAACTCGACAATATTCCGCTTGTCGTGGAATTCCAGCAGAGCCAGACCGATGTGAACTACTTGCTGCAACTCGTCATGTCCGTCATTCGGGATACGGTGGCCGATAAGATTGAAGTCGAAGCGGCGTCCCCCGAAGACCCGGAAACTTGCAGCGATTAA
- a CDS encoding 2-oxoacid:ferredoxin oxidoreductase subunit beta produces the protein MATFKEFRNNVKPNWCPGCGDFSIQAAIQRAAANVGLEPEQLAVVSGIGCSGRISGYINAYGFHGIHGRALPIAQGLKLANRDLTVIASGGDGDGFAIGMGHTVHAIRRNVNITYIVMDNQIYGLTKGQTSPRSAVGFKTKSTPEGAIESTLSPLEIALASGATFVAQSFSSDLKQLTALIEAGIQHEGFSLINVFSPCVTFNKINTYDWFKEHIINLDTIENYDPSNRVMAMTKLMETGGMITGLIYQDTSRRSYENLVPGFREEPLAHQDLRITPEQFDQLVSEFK, from the coding sequence ATGGCTACGTTTAAAGAATTCCGCAACAATGTGAAGCCGAACTGGTGCCCGGGCTGCGGTGATTTCTCGATACAGGCGGCCATTCAACGGGCTGCGGCCAATGTCGGACTCGAGCCGGAGCAGTTGGCTGTCGTATCCGGGATTGGCTGCTCGGGCAGAATTTCCGGCTACATTAACGCTTACGGCTTCCACGGCATCCATGGACGCGCCTTGCCGATTGCCCAGGGCTTGAAGCTGGCGAACCGGGATCTGACCGTTATCGCCTCCGGTGGAGACGGAGACGGCTTCGCGATCGGGATGGGGCATACGGTCCACGCTATTCGCCGGAACGTCAATATTACGTACATCGTGATGGACAACCAGATTTACGGCCTGACGAAGGGGCAGACCTCTCCGCGCAGCGCCGTCGGCTTCAAGACGAAGAGCACCCCGGAAGGCGCAATCGAATCGACTTTGTCGCCGCTGGAAATAGCGCTTGCTTCCGGAGCGACATTCGTAGCCCAGTCATTCTCCAGCGATCTGAAGCAGTTGACCGCGCTGATCGAAGCAGGCATACAGCATGAAGGCTTTTCCCTTATTAACGTGTTCAGCCCATGCGTGACGTTCAACAAAATCAACACGTACGACTGGTTCAAGGAGCACATCATTAATCTCGACACCATCGAGAACTATGACCCGTCGAATCGCGTGATGGCAATGACGAAGCTGATGGAGACCGGCGGCATGATAACGGGACTCATCTATCAGGATACTTCCCGCCGCTCCTACGAGAATCTCGTCCCCGGCTTCCGGGAAGAGCCGCTCGCCCATCAAGATCTGCGGATCACGCCTGAGCAGTTTGACCAATTGGTATCGGAATTCAAATAA
- the miaB gene encoding tRNA (N6-isopentenyl adenosine(37)-C2)-methylthiotransferase MiaB, with protein sequence MSKESKDYSKYFDFSNAKVISEDEHGKRIRINGREINIISEPNHRAEKQRGKQDIVVHYEEAVPAELQQLGTGKHYLIYTFGCQMNEHDSETMSGLLEQMGYRKTEDRQMADIILLNTCAIRENAEDKVFGELGHLKTLKIERPGLLLGVCGCMSQEESVVNRIMQKHPFVDLVFGTHNIHRLPYLIRDALFNKEMVIEVWSKEGDIIENLPKKREGMRAWVNIMYGCDKFCTYCIVPYTRGKERSRLPEDVIAEVRELARQGFREITLLGQNVNAYGKDFTDRNYTFGDLMDDIRKIDIPRVRFTTSHPRDFDDRLVEVLAKRGNLVEHIHLPVQSGSSEVLKKMSRKYDRARFLELAGKIKKAIPDVVLTTDIIVGFPGETDEQFEETMTLVKEVGFDSAFTFIYSPREGTPAAQMEDNVPLEVKKARLHRLNELMTDLSRKSNEKLIGTTVEVLVEGVSKNNANILSGRTRTNKLVHFPGSEELIGRFVYVRIDDALSYYIKGEMVPEPVQISS encoded by the coding sequence ATGAGCAAAGAGTCGAAGGATTACTCCAAATATTTTGATTTCTCGAACGCAAAAGTGATTTCGGAGGATGAACACGGTAAGCGCATTCGTATCAATGGTCGCGAAATCAACATTATTTCGGAGCCTAATCATCGAGCAGAGAAACAGCGGGGGAAGCAGGACATCGTTGTCCATTATGAAGAGGCGGTTCCCGCAGAGCTGCAGCAGTTAGGTACAGGCAAGCATTATCTCATCTATACGTTCGGATGCCAGATGAACGAGCATGACTCCGAGACGATGAGCGGGCTGCTCGAACAGATGGGGTACCGGAAGACGGAAGATCGCCAGATGGCGGACATTATTCTTCTCAATACCTGTGCGATCCGGGAAAATGCCGAGGATAAGGTATTCGGCGAGCTTGGCCATCTGAAGACGCTCAAGATCGAGCGGCCGGGCCTGCTGCTTGGGGTATGCGGCTGCATGTCTCAGGAAGAATCGGTCGTGAACCGGATTATGCAGAAGCATCCGTTCGTCGATCTCGTCTTCGGCACGCATAATATTCACCGCCTGCCTTATCTGATCCGCGATGCCCTGTTCAACAAAGAGATGGTCATCGAAGTATGGTCGAAGGAAGGCGACATCATCGAGAACCTGCCGAAGAAGCGGGAGGGGATGCGCGCCTGGGTGAACATCATGTATGGCTGCGACAAGTTCTGCACCTATTGCATCGTGCCCTATACGCGCGGCAAGGAGCGGAGCCGGCTTCCGGAGGATGTCATCGCGGAAGTGCGCGAACTGGCTCGGCAAGGCTTCAGGGAGATCACGCTGCTCGGGCAAAATGTCAACGCCTACGGCAAAGACTTCACGGACCGGAACTATACGTTCGGCGATCTAATGGATGACATCCGCAAAATCGATATCCCTCGCGTCCGTTTCACGACATCTCATCCGCGCGATTTCGATGATCGGCTCGTGGAGGTGCTCGCGAAGCGCGGCAATCTGGTAGAGCATATCCATCTGCCGGTGCAGTCGGGCAGCAGCGAGGTCTTGAAAAAGATGAGCCGGAAGTATGATCGGGCTCGCTTCCTCGAACTGGCCGGCAAGATTAAGAAGGCGATCCCGGATGTCGTGTTGACCACGGACATTATCGTCGGATTCCCGGGCGAGACTGACGAGCAGTTCGAGGAGACGATGACTCTGGTGAAGGAGGTCGGTTTCGATTCCGCCTTTACCTTCATTTATTCGCCGCGGGAAGGCACTCCTGCCGCTCAGATGGAAGATAATGTTCCACTCGAGGTGAAGAAAGCGCGTCTCCACCGTCTGAACGAGCTCATGACGGATCTGAGCCGCAAGAGCAATGAGAAGCTGATCGGCACGACTGTCGAGGTGCTGGTGGAAGGCGTAAGCAAAAACAACGCCAACATTTTATCCGGCCGCACGCGCACAAACAAGCTGGTTCATTTTCCAGGTTCGGAAGAGCTGATCGGCCGCTTCGTTTACGTGCGTATCGACGATGCCCTGTCCTACTATATCAAGGGCGAAATGGTGCCGGAGCCGGTGCAAATCAGCTCCTAG
- a CDS encoding phosphate propanoyltransferase: MKTVPVGVSGRHIHLTQQDIETLFGAGYQLTEFKPLSQPGQFAANETVEVIGPKGSFKKVRILGPARPASQLEVSRTDAFTLGVNPPVRESGNIEGTPGILVKGPAGEVELKQGVIVAARHIHFHTSDAENWGIQDKAKLRVRVGGDRGVIFENVIARVHDNFALDMHIDTDEANAAGVKNGDTAEIVD, encoded by the coding sequence ATGAAAACTGTACCCGTCGGCGTGTCAGGACGTCATATTCATTTAACACAACAAGATATTGAGACTCTGTTCGGAGCGGGCTATCAACTGACCGAGTTCAAGCCGCTGTCCCAGCCGGGGCAATTCGCGGCCAATGAGACGGTTGAAGTAATCGGTCCGAAAGGTTCGTTCAAAAAGGTTCGCATTTTGGGCCCTGCGCGTCCGGCTTCCCAATTGGAAGTGTCGCGCACGGATGCGTTTACGCTCGGAGTCAACCCGCCAGTCCGGGAATCGGGCAATATCGAAGGCACACCAGGCATTCTGGTTAAAGGGCCTGCAGGTGAAGTGGAACTGAAGCAAGGGGTTATTGTGGCGGCACGCCATATTCACTTCCATACTTCGGATGCCGAGAATTGGGGCATTCAAGACAAAGCTAAGCTTCGGGTTCGCGTAGGCGGCGATCGGGGCGTTATCTTTGAAAATGTGATTGCGCGGGTCCATGACAATTTCGCCTTGGACATGCATATTGATACGGATGAAGCGAATGCAGCCGGCGTGAAGAATGGAGACACGGCTGAAATCGTTGATTAA
- a CDS encoding PaaI family thioesterase: protein MSGTGGDAMQRWAKLEELAAATFWGHLGCELASVGERETIVRLQARERHLNIMGMVHGGVLASLLDTTMGIAASANRPDDQVVTSNLNIHYVHPLQAGLLEVRAHVLHSTSRTMTVYGSVTGEDGRLGTIGTGSFRVKG, encoded by the coding sequence ATGAGCGGAACGGGCGGGGACGCGATGCAGCGGTGGGCGAAGCTCGAGGAGCTGGCCGCGGCGACATTCTGGGGACATCTGGGCTGCGAACTGGCCAGCGTCGGCGAACGGGAAACGATTGTGCGGCTGCAGGCGCGGGAGCGTCATTTGAATATAATGGGAATGGTCCATGGCGGGGTGCTTGCCTCTCTGCTGGATACGACGATGGGCATTGCCGCGTCGGCGAACCGGCCGGATGATCAAGTTGTCACGAGCAATCTGAACATTCATTACGTTCATCCGCTGCAGGCGGGCTTACTGGAAGTCCGGGCCCACGTCCTTCATTCCACGAGCCGGACGATGACGGTATACGGGAGCGTAACGGGCGAAGACGGCCGATTAGGGACGATTGGAACGGGTTCCTTCCGGGTCAAAGGGTAA